In Bacillus cereus ATCC 14579, a single window of DNA contains:
- a CDS encoding YktB family protein, with product MTIQTFKSTDFDVFTVDGLEERMSAIKTNIHPKLEALGEQFAEYLSKQTDENFFYHVAKHARRKVNPPNDTWVAFSTNKRGYKMLPHFQIGLWGTHAFIYFGLIYECPQKVETAHAFLEHLNDLKTNIPNDFVWSIDHTKPSVKLHKTLETEDLQKMIERLATVKKAELLVGIHISPEEFSAMTNEQFLAKIESTMQSLLPLYALCNR from the coding sequence ATGACAATACAAACATTCAAGTCAACTGATTTTGATGTCTTTACAGTTGATGGTCTCGAAGAACGAATGAGTGCAATTAAAACGAACATTCATCCTAAGCTAGAAGCTTTAGGGGAACAATTTGCAGAATACTTATCCAAACAAACTGATGAGAACTTTTTTTATCATGTTGCAAAACACGCACGCCGCAAAGTCAATCCACCAAACGATACTTGGGTTGCTTTTTCAACAAATAAACGAGGATATAAAATGCTACCGCATTTCCAAATCGGCTTATGGGGTACTCATGCCTTCATATACTTTGGTTTAATCTATGAGTGTCCACAAAAAGTTGAGACGGCTCATGCCTTCTTAGAACATTTAAATGATTTAAAAACAAATATTCCAAATGACTTCGTTTGGTCCATTGACCATACTAAACCAAGTGTGAAATTACATAAAACACTTGAAACCGAAGACTTACAAAAGATGATTGAACGATTAGCTACTGTAAAAAAAGCAGAATTATTAGTTGGTATTCATATATCACCAGAGGAGTTTTCAGCAATGACCAACGAACAATTCCTTGCTAAGATTGAATCTACGATGCAATCACTCCTTCCTTTATATGCACTTTGTAATCGATAG
- a CDS encoding UPF0223 family protein → MEYQYPLDYDWSNEEMVTMVKFYEAIEKAYEKGIIREELMGLYRRFKEIVPSKAEEKKIDKEFQEVSGYSIYRAIQRAKEVEEQKLVKM, encoded by the coding sequence ATGGAATATCAATATCCGTTAGATTATGATTGGTCAAATGAGGAAATGGTTACAATGGTGAAGTTTTATGAAGCGATTGAGAAAGCTTATGAAAAAGGAATTATAAGAGAAGAGTTAATGGGTTTATATCGTCGTTTTAAAGAGATTGTTCCATCGAAAGCAGAAGAAAAGAAAATTGATAAAGAATTTCAAGAAGTAAGTGGATACTCTATATATCGTGCTATTCAAAGGGCAAAAGAAGTCGAAGAACAAAAGCTTGTAAAAATGTAA